DNA from Bacteroidota bacterium:
ATGACCGTTAAGGTCGGTGATGAGGTCCTGTATGGCAAATACGCTGGGACCGAGGTCACGATCGACGGGGAAGAGTACCTCATCATGCGGGAATCGGACATCTTCGGCATCATCGAAAAATAAGAAAACCATAGCGATAGGAGGATGAGGCACTATGGCGGCAAAGTGGATTTACTTTGACAGCGAAGCGCGTGCGGCCCTCAAGCGCGGGGTCGATCAGCTGGCCGATGCGGTGAAGGTCACCCTGGGTCCCAAGGGCCGCAACGTGATCATCGAGAAGAAGTTCGGGGCCCCCACAGTGACTAAGGACGGGGTGACGGTAGCCAAGGAGGTGGAGCTGGAGGACAAGCTGGAGAACATCGGGGCCCAGATGGTCCGTGAGGTGGCCTCGAAGACTTCGGACGTGGCCGGAGACGGCACCACGACGGCCACGGTGTTAGCGCAGGCCATTTTCTCACAGGGGCTTAAGAACGTCACGGCTGGCGCCAATCCGATGGAGCTCAAGCGCGGCATCGAGAAGGCCGTGGCCAAAGTGGTCGAGGGGCTTCGCGAGCTGAGCCGGGAGATCCAGTCGAAGGAAGAGATCGCGCAAGTGGCGGCCATTTCGGCCAACAACGACGAGGAGATCGGCCGGCTCATCGCAGATGCGATGGAGAAGGTGGGCAAGGACGGCGTGATCACGGTCGAGGAGGCCAAGGGCATCGAGACAACCCTTGAGTTCGTCGAGGGCATGCAGTTCGATCGGGGCTACCTGAGCCCGTATTTCATCACCAACGCCGATCAGATGACGGCCGAGCTCGAAGAGCCCCTGATCTTGATCCATGATAAGAAGATCAGCTCCATGAAGGACCTGCTGCCCCTCCTGGAGAAGATTGTGCAGGCAGGCCGGTCCTTGCTCATCATCGCTGAAGAGGTGGAAGGCGAAGCCCTGGCCACGCTGGTGGTGAACAAGCTGCGGGGCGTGCTCAAGGTCTGCGCCGTCAAGGCGCCGGGCTTTGGGGATCGCCGCAAGGCTATGCTGGAGGACATCGCCATCCTGACCGGCGGGCAGGTGATCTCCGAGGAGCGCGGCTTTAAGCTCGAGAACGTGACGCTGGACTACCTGGGCCGGGCTAAGAAAGTGGTCGTAGACAAGGATAACACCACGATCGTGGAGGGCTACGGCCGCAAGGAGGACATCAAGGCCCGTATCCAGCAGATCAAGGCGCAGATCGAGAAGACCACCTCCGATTACGACCGGGAGAAGCTGCAGGAGCGCCTAGCTAAGTTGGCCGGCGGTGTGGCCGTGATCAATATCGGGGCCGCAACCGAGGTGGAGATGAAGGAGAAGAAGGCGCGTGTGGAGGACGCTCTGCACGCTACGCGGGCGGCGGTCGAAGAGGGCATTGTGCCCGGTGGTGGCGTGGCGCTCGTCCGGTGCATCAAGAAGCTAGATGAGCTCCAGCTTGAGGACCCGGATCAGCGCATCGGCGTCTCGATTGTGCGTCGGGCCCTGGAGGAGCCACTGCGGCAGATCGCGGAGAACGCCGGTTGGGAGGGCTCGGTGGTCCTGCAGAAGGTGATCGAGGCCCAAGAGGTGGACTTCGGCTTCAACGCGCGCACGGAGCAGTTCGGGTCCATGTACAAGATGGGCATCGTCGATCCCACCAAGGTCGTGCGCGTGGCTCTGGAGAACGCCGCTTCCGTGGCTGGCCTCCTGCTGACCACGGAGGCCGTGATTGTAGAGAAGCCGGAGGAGAAGAAGGAGCCCGCCACCTCTCCGCCGATGGACTACTGAGGGGAGAGTTCTCTGCCCGCCCCCGCCCTGCCCGAGAGGGCGGGGGCTTTTTTATTTTCTGGAGGCCCCGGGGGCGTACGGGCAGGCGAAAGGCGAGGGTGGGAGGATCAGGAGTCCAACTCGGAGGCGATCAGATCGAGTAGCTCAGCGGCCAGGGCTCGTTTGGGCTGTAACGGCAGGATGCGCGTGCGCCCATCGGTAAAGAAGACGGTCACCCGATTGGTGTCATGTCCGAAACCGGCGCCGGGCTCGTGAGGGTTGTTGAGGACGATCATATCCAGGTTCTTGCGCCGTAGTTTGTCGCGCGCATAGGCCTCGCCGTTTTGCGTCTCCAGCGCAAAGCCCACAAGAAGCTGTCCGGGTCGCTTGTGCCGGCCAAGCCATTCCAGAATGTCCGGTGTGGGGCGCAGTCGCAGCTGCAGGCCGCCGGTGTGTTGAGCTTTTTTGATCTTGCCGGGTTTCGGATGGGCGGGGGCGAAGTCGGCCACGGCCGCGGACATGATCACGACGTCGGCTTCAGACTCCGCCTGAACGGCCCGCAGCATCTCCTCGGCCGTCCGTACATCTATTCGCCGCACCCCAGCAGGAGTGGGCAGGTACACGGGCCCCGTGATGAGCACCACCTCCGCTCCGCGGCGCGCGGCCTGTTCGGCTAAGGCGAAACCCATCTTGCCGCTGGAGAAATTGCTGATAAAGCGCACCGCATCGATGGGTTCCACCGTGGGGCCGGCCGTGACGAGCACGCGCCGACCTTGCCAGCGCAAGTTCACCTCCGCAAGCTCCTGCATACGGGCCACGATCGCCTCCGGCTCCGGCATGCGGCCCCAGCCCTCCAGGCCGCTGGCCAGAGGGCCGTATTCGGGCTCCATGATGACGTAGCCGTACGCGCGCAAGCGCTCCAGATTGGCCTGGGTGGCGGGATGCCGGTACATGTCCTCGTCCATGGCGGGGCAGAGCAAGACGGGACAGCGGGCCGAAAGCAGGGTGGCCGTGAGCATGGAATCGGCCATGCCCCAGGCGAGCTTGGCCGCCGTGGTGGCCGTAAGAGGGGCCACAACGATAAGCTGCGCCCACCGGCCCAGGTGAACGTGTTGCGTCCAAGAGCCCTCTAAGCCTGTTTCGTGAGGTGGAAAAAGCTCGATCAGCACCTGGGATTCGGCCAGCGTGCCCAGCGTAAGCGGGGAGATGAAGCGGGTCGCCGTCGGGGTCATGAGCACGCGTACCTGCAAGCCCTGCCGCTTCAGCAGACGCACAAGCTCCGCCGCCTTGTAAGCAGCGATGCTGCCCGTTACCCCGAGGACGACTCGCTCCAACTTGGGCATAATGTCAAGAAGGGAGGGCCTCTTCCTCTTCGCCTAGCAGCCTTGAACGCTCCTGACCTCGCTCCGGCAGGCGGAAGTAGATCTCCCCGCGTAGCATCTCCTCCATGGCCAGCTGCGTCGGCTTGGGCATGAGCTCAAATTCCAGGCTCACTTTGGCCTGCTCTTCGTTGAACTCCGGTCGTTCTTCGTCGGAGTCCAGTGAGGTCGTGGCCGTTTCCATTTCGAATTGCTTCAAGCGCGCATCCAGCTCGGCTTTCAGGTTGGAGGCGATCTGCCGGGCGCGCTTAGAGAGGATCACGATCGACAAATAGAGGTTGGCGGTTTCGCGCTCAAAATCCACCAGATCGACAGTCTTAAGAGGCATGTGGATCCCCCGCTGCCTTGGATTCCATAGGCTTCGTTTTCCGCATAAACGCGGCGACTAGATGCGCGGTTTCATCCGCGGCCCGGCAAAGGTCGTCATTTACGACGGTAAGGTCAAACGCATGGGCCAGGCGCAACTCCAGGCGGGCGCGCTCCAGGCGCATCTGCAGGCTCTGTTCCGTTTCCGTGCCCCGAGCGCGCAACCGTTCGGCGAGCGCCTCTAGACTGGGCGGGGCAAGAAAGATGGCCAACGCTTGATCTCCAAAGCGCTCCTTGAGGCGTCGGGCGCCGTTTACGTCCAGATCCAGCAACACCGTGCGTCCCTCCCGCAGGGCGCGCTCCACCGGTTCGCGCGGGGTTCCGTACAGGATCCCCGGGTAGACCTCCTCCCACTCCAGGAGCTTGCCTTCGGCAGCCCAACGACGAAATTCCGCCTCCGACAGGAACACGTACTCCCGTCCGTTCTGCTCTCCGGCCCTAGGGGCGCGAGTGGTAGCGGATACGGAAAAGACCAGCTCCGGAAAGCGCGCCAACAGCTTGCGCGCGATCGTGCTTTTGCCGGCTCCGCTCGGGGCGGTCAGGACAACGAGCCGACCTACTCGATGTTCTGCACCTGTTCGCGGATTCGTTCGAGTTCCTCCTTGATTGCCACGACGTGCCATGAGATCTCCGCGTCCAGCGACTTGGCTCCGATCGTATTGGCTTCTCGATGCATCTCCTGAAGCAAGAAGTTGAGTCGTCGTCCGGCCGGCTCCGGGCTTTCCAGGGCCTCCAAGAAGAAGGCGCAGTGGCTGCGCAGGCGCACGCACTCCTCTGTGATGTCGGCTCGCTCTGCCAGCAACACGATCTCCAGTTCCAGCCGATTCGGGTCGATTCGATCTTCAGAGAGGAGCTGCCGAACGCGCTCGCGCAGCTTATCGCGGTATTCGGAGAGTCGCTCCCGACTGCGACGTTCCACCAGCTCCAGATGTTCGAGGATCTGTCGCACTCGGGCGGCCAGGTCCGCGGCCAACGCTTGGCCTTCTTGGCGCCGCATCGCGCGCAGCGCCTCCAGAGCCTGCTGCGCGGCCTGTCGCACAAGCGTCCAGGCCTGCTCGTCCCACGGTTGGGATCCCGGAACCGAGAGGACCTCGCGAAACTGCAGTACGTGCTCCAGGCGGACCGGATCGGCGATCCCGCAGCTTTTGCGCAGCCGCTCCAGAAGCGCATAGACGGCCTGTGCGGCCTCTTCGTTTAGCTCTAACTCGGCCTCCAGAAGCCCATTGCGCCGCAGCTCGACGGTTACCATAATCTTGCCTCGGGCCAGCTCGCGGCGGACGTATTCGCGTAGCTCCGCCTCGTAGGCGGAGAAAACGCGGGGAAGCCGCACCTGCACCTCGCAGAAGCGGCTGTTAAGGGAGCGCATCTCCACGACCGCGGTCAGTTCTTCGCTTGTGGCCTCGCCGCGGCCGAAGCCCGTCATGCTCTCGATCATCAGAAGCGCACCTCTTCGACCGTCCCCAGCCGCTCCAGAAGCGGGCGCACGCGCTCCCGATCACCGGCCACGATGAGCAGCAGCCGATTCGGGTCCAGATGCCGCCGCGCCACGCGCAGGAGCTCCTCTCGGCTGACCTCGAGGATCCGATCTCGATATTGGGCAAAGAAGTCGCGCGGGAGCCCCAGGATGAGCTGATCCTGCACCAGGGAGGCGATTTGCGCCGGAGTCTCCAGGTCCATCACGAAGGAGCCCGCAAGGTAGTTGATCACGTTGCGGTGTTCTTCTGCCGAGATCGGCTCCTCCCGTATGCGGCGGATCTCGGCTAGGATCTCCACCAGGGCGGAGTCGGTCACCTCGGTCCGCACCTCAGCCGAGGCCACCCAGAGCCCATCTAGGCGCCGGGCATCGAGTAGGCTGAAGGCCCCGTACGTGTAGCCCTTGGTCTCGCGCAGGTTCATGTTCAGGCGCGAGCCGAAATAGCCCCCAAGCAAAGTGTTCATGACCTGCAGGGGAACATAATCTGGATCCGAGGCGGCTATGCCGCGCTGCGCGACGCGCACGGTGGACTGCACGGCCCCCGCACGGTGGATCAAGTACAGGCCCGCTCGAGGCTCCTGCCGCGGAAGCTCGGGATGGGGCAGGGGCTGCGGGGGAGCGAACCAGGACCCGAAAAAGCGCTCAGCTAGCGCGCGTGTCTGCTCGGGCCGGACGTCTCCGGCTACGATCAAGAAGGCGTTGTCGGGCCGAAACCAACGCCGCCAGTACTCCACCAGATGATCGCGCCTGAGGCTTCGCAGCGCCTCCTCATCCGTTACCCGGTTGTACGGATGGCCCGAGCCGAAGAGCAGTCGGGTGGTGGCCAGCGAAGCCAGAAAGCTGGTCTGCTGTCGGGCGATCTCAAGCTGCCCTAACCGTTGCATGCGGACCCGTTCCAACTCCTGCTCTGGGAAAGCCGGCTCGAGCACGACCTCGGCCAAAATGGCAGCCAGCTCCAGGGCAAAACGACTCAGCCCCGAAACGCTTATCGAAATCGCATCTGGGCGCGCGCTGGCTCTGAGTTCGGCCCCGAGGCGTTCGATGTCGTGCGCTAACTCCGTGGCCGAGCGCTTTTGCGTGCCCTCCGGAAGCAGCTGGGCCACTAGATCAGCGGCGCCTTCGGGTTGCTCTACGCTCCGGCCCCCTAGCAGGCTCAAGTTGAGATAGATCAGGGGCTGCTCAGGCTGGGTGAGCGTATACAGGCGCAGCCCATTCGGGAGCCGGTCTTCGTGTATCTCGGGGAGGCGCACCGGCCGCGGGGGTGCCGGCGCCGGCGGACGCATCGCGTTCATAGGGGAGGACTCCGGACGTTGTAGAACCGGCGGCACACAACCTGTCAGCGCCAGGCCGAGCACCGCTGCCCAACGTGCAGGCTTCATGGGCGATCTCCTCACTCACCCGCCTTGTCGGATCCTGGCAGGTAACGCAACACGGAGCGGCGCTGGGGCACCAAATACCGCTGCGCCACGCGTTGGAGGTCTTCGGGCCGCAGGCGTAGATAATCCATTGGTCGGCTGTTGACCGCCTCCGGATCGCCCAGCTGCGCCCAGGCGCGCGCTAGCTCGTCGGCCTTGCCGCGCGTGGTCTGCCGTCCCTGATAGAGCTGCGTCTCGTAGCGGTTGCGGATCTTCTCCAGCTCCTCCGCCGTGACACCGTCGCGCCGCAGCCGCTCCAGCTCCTCCTCCAGCGCAGGCAGGACGTCTTCGAGCTGTTTTCCCGGAGCGGCGACAACCTGCAGGATAAGCAGTCCCGGATCCACGGTCTCCAGCGTGTAGGCCCCCACGTTCAGGGCGAGCTGCTTTTCGTAGACAAGCCGCTGGTATAGTCGGGAGCTTTTGCCCCCGGCCAGGGCCTCGGTCAGAAACTCCAGGGCCGGATAATCCGGATGCGCTACGCCGGGGATCTTGTACGCGTACAGCACGGCCGGCAGCGGCGAGGCCGGATCGTAAAAGGTCTCTATGCGCTCCTCTTCCTGGGGCGGCTCTTCCGGATAAGAGCGGACAAGCTCCGGCCCCCGCGGGATGTCGCCGAAGTAGCGGGCGACCAGTTCTTTTACTTGTTTCGGGTCGATGTCGCCGGCTATGATGAGCGCCGCGTTATTGGGCCGGTAGTAGCGGAAGAAGAACTCCTTTACCTCTTCCAAAGTGGCCTGCGCGATATGCTCCAGGGTCGCTCCGATCGTGGGCCACCGATACGGGTGCACCCGAAAGGCCAAGGGCAGGATGCGCAGGTAGGCCTGACCGTAGGGGCGGTTTAGGTAGCTTTGTCGATACTCCTCCTGCACGACCGCGCGCTGGTTGGCCAGGTTCTCTTCGGAGAAATCCAGCATCCGCATCCGATCGGCTTCCAGGAACAGGGCCAGTTCCAGCTGATGGGCGGGCAGGGTTTCGAAGTAGCTCGTGTAATCGAGCGTCGTATAGGCGTTGTTTTCCCCCCCGGCCTCCTGGAGCAGGCGATCGAAGGTGTTGCCGGGTGCATTCGGAGACCCCTCGAACATGAAGTGCTCAAAAAGGTGGGCGAATCCGGTCCGATGAGGGGATTCATCGCGCGAGCCCACACGATAGACCACGTTGACGGTCACAATCGGGGTCGAGTGGTCCTCATGTAAGATGACCGTAAGCCCGTTGGCCAGCTGGTGGGTTTCAAACGGTAGCCGTCGGAGCCCGGTATCGGCCGGGGCGTCCGAGAAGACGTAAAGGAGCATGGCTGCGATCCACATAAATGCGACTTGGGGCTATGACCAACAAACGAACACCGAGGGCTCCGGCTGCAGTCCGAAGCTTCGGCGCAGAGCTCGGATTTCGCGTTCCGATAAATACCGCCACTGTCCAAGGCGCAACCGGTGCACCCGCAGGCCGCCGTATGCTATGCGCACCACCGAGGCCGCCTCAATGCCTGCGGCCTCCAGGGCTTGGCGCAACAGAGCCGGTTGGTCCTCTCGTAAAGCCACCCCCAGAATACGGCCCTCGAGATCCGCTTCTATCACGGAGGCCTGCTGGGGTAGAGCGCACCGAAGCGCATGCCGCTGCTCCGGTCCCAAGGTCCTTCGGCTCTGAATCCGGTACAGGGAAAGCGGGCCATAGGGTCCTACCGGAGGCTCGGAAGGGAGCTCCGGGTCGTTCGTGTATACGACGGCGCCGGAGGCTTCAGCGTCCAGCCATCCAAGCGCCCGAAGCGACACTCTTAAGTGCGTACGCACAAGCCCTTGGTGCGCCTCGGTGCCCACCGCCTCTTCCTGGCTCATTCCCTCAGGTTTGTGCAGCAGCACGTAGACCAAGGGTTCAGGTCCGATGCGGCGGCCGTCGAGCGCGATTACGGCTCCGGGCTCCACAAAGACGCCCGGCCTCGTTACCGGCTGGCCGTTTACCTGCACGCGGCCCTGCAGGATCCAAGCGTCCGCCTCCCGGCGCGATATGCCGGCCGCTTGGGCCAAGTAACGGTTTAGCCGCATGGGCTCCTTTAACTCCGGAATAGGCCTAGGGGGAGGCGGAAAGGTCCTCCGCCACGGACGAACGCGGTGTGCGCGCTTACGCAGTTGGGGCATGGAGCGGGAACAGCTCCCCTAGCTCGGGCAATTTCGGAAGATCTTCCAGGCTCCGCAAGCCGAAATGAGCCAGGAAGCGAGGCGTGGTGGCGTACAGAAGCGGACGCCCGATCTCGGCCTTTCGGCCCGCGATGCGAATCAAGTCCAGCTCAAGCAGCCGCCTGAGGGCGTGTTCGGCGCTCGCTCCCCGGATCTGCTCGATTTCGGCGCGCGTGATGGGTTGTTGATAGGCGATAATGGCCAGTACCTCCAGGGCAGCGGGGCTCAGACGCACAGAACGCCGCTGGCCTAGAAAGCGCTCCAGCAGAGCTCCGAACTCTGGCTCTGTGCGCAGCTCCAGGCCGCCGGCTACGGCGCGAATCCGAAAGCTGCGGCCCGTCTCCGCATAGAGCGCGTTCAAGCGGGCGCAGGCGGCCTCGATGTGCTCGGCCGCGAGATCCGGAAAGTCGGGCGCCAACGCCTCCAGTAGCTGCGCCACCGAGACCGGCTCCGGGGCGACGAACAGGAGCGCCTCCAAAGCGCGCTCTAGCTCATGCATGCGCAAGAAGCTCCGAAGCTGTCTCCGCCAACTTCAGGGAGAACTCCTCCGGATCCTGTTCCAGCACAAGCCGCAGCTGGCCCTGTAGCACGAGCTCCAGAAGCGCCAAAAACGTCATGACGACCCACATGCGGCCGGGCAGCTCCAAAAGCAGGTCTCGAAAGCGCGTCTGCCCGCGCCGACGCACCCGCTCCAGAAGCCATTGGGCTTGTCGCTCTACGCTCGTGGGCCAGCGCTCAACCGAATGCGCATCGGGTTGTCTGCGCCGCTGAAGGCGTTGCAGGGCCTCCAGAAGCTGATATAACGTAAGCGTATCCGGAAGCCCCTCCGGCTGGGTCCTGTCTTGTGTAGAGCGTCCGCGGGGAAAGCCGGCCCGCATCCGAAGCGACTCTAACTCCGCGGCCGCCGCTTTAAAACGCTGATAGCGAACAAGCCGCTCTGCCAGCTCCTGGCGCGGATCGGGTTGAGGCGCTTCTGCCGCAATAGCTCCCGGGTCCGAGGCCTGCTGCGGCAATAGCATGCGGGTTTTGATCTCTAGCAACATGGCGGCCACGTAGAGAAACTCGCTCGCCAATTCCAGGTCGAGTTCCTCTAGTGCCGCCATGTACTCCAGGAACTGATGCGTGATGCGTTCGATCGGAATATCCCAGATGTTGAGCTCATCGCGCTGGATGAAAAACAAAAGCAGATCCAGCGGCCCTTCAAAAGCCTCTAGACGGACCTCGTAGAGGGGGCGCATCGTGTGTCAAATTACCGTTTCCGAAAGCTAGCAGGCAACGCCCCCGTGGAGTGCGTTTTTGCAGCGGGGATCTTGACACACCCGCCCTTGGGATGGTATCTTTGCCTCCCCAACGATCGCGGGGTAGAGCAGCTGGTAGCTCATCGGGCTCATAACCCGAAGGTCGTGGGTTCGAATCCCACCCCCGCTACGAGGCCCGACCTGAAGAGGTCGGGCTCTTTTGTTTTTGGCCTCGGATATCCGCTCCATCCGCCTGCTCCTAAAAACCTGAGGGGCTCTATCTAGAGCCCCTCAGGCCAGCACCGGAGGATAGCGGGCTAAAAGCGCAGTTGCACCGTCGCCTGCAGGCCGTAGAGGGTCTGCCGCTCGATCCGATTGCCGGCTGTGCGGATATAGGTGATTTGATCCGGTTGCTGATGCAGCGCGTAGGCGCCGATGTTGTTTTCGATCGCAACGGGCATATCGAACCAGACGGGCACCTCGATGATCAACTTCGCATTCGACCCCAAGAGCCGGTACGCCAGCATGGGGGTCAGCTCGCCGATTCGCTTGTCCCCGATCGGCTGCGGGACCTGGGTGTTAAGACCCCGGCCAAA
Protein-coding regions in this window:
- the groL gene encoding chaperonin GroEL (60 kDa chaperone family; promotes refolding of misfolded polypeptides especially under stressful conditions; forms two stacked rings of heptamers to form a barrel-shaped 14mer; ends can be capped by GroES; misfolded proteins enter the barrel where they are refolded when GroES binds) → MAAKWIYFDSEARAALKRGVDQLADAVKVTLGPKGRNVIIEKKFGAPTVTKDGVTVAKEVELEDKLENIGAQMVREVASKTSDVAGDGTTTATVLAQAIFSQGLKNVTAGANPMELKRGIEKAVAKVVEGLRELSREIQSKEEIAQVAAISANNDEEIGRLIADAMEKVGKDGVITVEEAKGIETTLEFVEGMQFDRGYLSPYFITNADQMTAELEEPLILIHDKKISSMKDLLPLLEKIVQAGRSLLIIAEEVEGEALATLVVNKLRGVLKVCAVKAPGFGDRRKAMLEDIAILTGGQVISEERGFKLENVTLDYLGRAKKVVVDKDNTTIVEGYGRKEDIKARIQQIKAQIEKTTSDYDREKLQERLAKLAGGVAVINIGAATEVEMKEKKARVEDALHATRAAVEEGIVPGGGVALVRCIKKLDELQLEDPDQRIGVSIVRRALEEPLRQIAENAGWEGSVVLQKVIEAQEVDFGFNARTEQFGSMYKMGIVDPTKVVRVALENAASVAGLLLTTEAVIVEKPEEKKEPATSPPMDY
- a CDS encoding insulinase family protein, giving the protein MWIAAMLLYVFSDAPADTGLRRLPFETHQLANGLTVILHEDHSTPIVTVNVVYRVGSRDESPHRTGFAHLFEHFMFEGSPNAPGNTFDRLLQEAGGENNAYTTLDYTSYFETLPAHQLELALFLEADRMRMLDFSEENLANQRAVVQEEYRQSYLNRPYGQAYLRILPLAFRVHPYRWPTIGATLEHIAQATLEEVKEFFFRYYRPNNAALIIAGDIDPKQVKELVARYFGDIPRGPELVRSYPEEPPQEEERIETFYDPASPLPAVLYAYKIPGVAHPDYPALEFLTEALAGGKSSRLYQRLVYEKQLALNVGAYTLETVDPGLLILQVVAAPGKQLEDVLPALEEELERLRRDGVTAEELEKIRNRYETQLYQGRQTTRGKADELARAWAQLGDPEAVNSRPMDYLRLRPEDLQRVAQRYLVPQRRSVLRYLPGSDKAGE
- a CDS encoding YicC family protein — protein: MIESMTGFGRGEATSEELTAVVEMRSLNSRFCEVQVRLPRVFSAYEAELREYVRRELARGKIMVTVELRRNGLLEAELELNEEAAQAVYALLERLRKSCGIADPVRLEHVLQFREVLSVPGSQPWDEQAWTLVRQAAQQALEALRAMRRQEGQALAADLAARVRQILEHLELVERRSRERLSEYRDKLRERVRQLLSEDRIDPNRLELEIVLLAERADITEECVRLRSHCAFFLEALESPEPAGRRLNFLLQEMHREANTIGAKSLDAEISWHVVAIKEELERIREQVQNIE
- a CDS encoding S4 domain-containing protein, which gives rise to MRLNRYLAQAAGISRREADAWILQGRVQVNGQPVTRPGVFVEPGAVIALDGRRIGPEPLVYVLLHKPEGMSQEEAVGTEAHQGLVRTHLRVSLRALGWLDAEASGAVVYTNDPELPSEPPVGPYGPLSLYRIQSRRTLGPEQRHALRCALPQQASVIEADLEGRILGVALREDQPALLRQALEAAGIEAASVVRIAYGGLRVHRLRLGQWRYLSEREIRALRRSFGLQPEPSVFVCWS
- a CDS encoding segregation/condensation protein A, yielding MRPLYEVRLEAFEGPLDLLLFFIQRDELNIWDIPIERITHQFLEYMAALEELDLELASEFLYVAAMLLEIKTRMLLPQQASDPGAIAAEAPQPDPRQELAERLVRYQRFKAAAAELESLRMRAGFPRGRSTQDRTQPEGLPDTLTLYQLLEALQRLQRRRQPDAHSVERWPTSVERQAQWLLERVRRRGQTRFRDLLLELPGRMWVVMTFLALLELVLQGQLRLVLEQDPEEFSLKLAETASELLAHA
- a CDS encoding DNA-directed RNA polymerase subunit omega, producing the protein MPLKTVDLVDFERETANLYLSIVILSKRARQIASNLKAELDARLKQFEMETATTSLDSDEERPEFNEEQAKVSLEFELMPKPTQLAMEEMLRGEIYFRLPERGQERSRLLGEEEEALPS
- a CDS encoding insulinase family protein, with protein sequence MKPARWAAVLGLALTGCVPPVLQRPESSPMNAMRPPAPAPPRPVRLPEIHEDRLPNGLRLYTLTQPEQPLIYLNLSLLGGRSVEQPEGAADLVAQLLPEGTQKRSATELAHDIERLGAELRASARPDAISISVSGLSRFALELAAILAEVVLEPAFPEQELERVRMQRLGQLEIARQQTSFLASLATTRLLFGSGHPYNRVTDEEALRSLRRDHLVEYWRRWFRPDNAFLIVAGDVRPEQTRALAERFFGSWFAPPQPLPHPELPRQEPRAGLYLIHRAGAVQSTVRVAQRGIAASDPDYVPLQVMNTLLGGYFGSRLNMNLRETKGYTYGAFSLLDARRLDGLWVASAEVRTEVTDSALVEILAEIRRIREEPISAEEHRNVINYLAGSFVMDLETPAQIASLVQDQLILGLPRDFFAQYRDRILEVSREELLRVARRHLDPNRLLLIVAGDRERVRPLLERLGTVEEVRF
- the scpB gene encoding SMC-Scp complex subunit ScpB, with the protein product MHELERALEALLFVAPEPVSVAQLLEALAPDFPDLAAEHIEAACARLNALYAETGRSFRIRAVAGGLELRTEPEFGALLERFLGQRRSVRLSPAALEVLAIIAYQQPITRAEIEQIRGASAEHALRRLLELDLIRIAGRKAEIGRPLLYATTPRFLAHFGLRSLEDLPKLPELGELFPLHAPTA
- the coaBC gene encoding bifunctional phosphopantothenoylcysteine decarboxylase/phosphopantothenate--cysteine ligase CoaBC: MPKLERVVLGVTGSIAAYKAAELVRLLKRQGLQVRVLMTPTATRFISPLTLGTLAESQVLIELFPPHETGLEGSWTQHVHLGRWAQLIVVAPLTATTAAKLAWGMADSMLTATLLSARCPVLLCPAMDEDMYRHPATQANLERLRAYGYVIMEPEYGPLASGLEGWGRMPEPEAIVARMQELAEVNLRWQGRRVLVTAGPTVEPIDAVRFISNFSSGKMGFALAEQAARRGAEVVLITGPVYLPTPAGVRRIDVRTAEEMLRAVQAESEADVVIMSAAVADFAPAHPKPGKIKKAQHTGGLQLRLRPTPDILEWLGRHKRPGQLLVGFALETQNGEAYARDKLRRKNLDMIVLNNPHEPGAGFGHDTNRVTVFFTDGRTRILPLQPKRALAAELLDLIASELDS
- the gmk gene encoding guanylate kinase, with translation MARRGNQGGTRTNPRTGAEHRVGRLVVLTAPSGAGKSTIARKLLARFPELVFSVSATTRAPRAGEQNGREYVFLSEAEFRRWAAEGKLLEWEEVYPGILYGTPREPVERALREGRTVLLDLDVNGARRLKERFGDQALAIFLAPPSLEALAERLRARGTETEQSLQMRLERARLELRLAHAFDLTVVNDDLCRAADETAHLVAAFMRKTKPMESKAAGDPHAS